One Stenotrophomonas sp. SAU14A_NAIMI4_5 DNA segment encodes these proteins:
- a CDS encoding TetR/AcrR family transcriptional regulator, translating to MHPAPDIAGTDVRQKILASGRRTMGGKGFSAVGLNEVLTAAGVPKGSFYHYFGSKEAFGEALLQDYFDEYLAEMDQIFGSAGQNKAEQLERYFAAWMESQSFEDCQGKCLAVKLGAEVADLSPAMRAALRSGTAGIIERLTRAIEGGQADGSLASNGDAAALAQSLYQLWLGASIMVKIVRGPQPFENARLTTRQILHPSR from the coding sequence ATGCACCCCGCCCCCGACATTGCAGGCACCGACGTCCGCCAGAAGATCCTGGCCAGCGGCCGCCGCACCATGGGCGGCAAGGGCTTCTCGGCGGTCGGCCTGAACGAGGTGCTGACCGCTGCGGGCGTGCCGAAGGGCTCGTTCTACCACTACTTCGGCTCCAAGGAGGCCTTCGGCGAAGCCCTTCTGCAGGACTACTTCGACGAGTACCTGGCCGAGATGGACCAGATCTTCGGCAGCGCCGGCCAGAACAAGGCCGAGCAGCTGGAGCGCTACTTTGCCGCCTGGATGGAGAGCCAGTCCTTCGAGGACTGCCAGGGCAAGTGCCTGGCGGTGAAGCTGGGCGCCGAAGTGGCTGACCTCTCGCCGGCCATGCGTGCGGCCCTGCGCAGTGGCACGGCCGGCATCATCGAGCGCCTGACCCGGGCGATCGAAGGTGGCCAGGCCGACGGCTCCCTGGCCAGCAACGGTGATGCCGCCGCGCTGGCACAAAGCCTCTACCAGCTGTGGCTGGGCGCCAGCATCATGGTGAAGATCGTGCGCGGTCCGCAGCCCTTCGAGAACGCACGGCTTACCACGCGACAGATCCTGCATCCCTCACGCTGA
- a CDS encoding type 1 glutamine amidotransferase domain-containing protein gives MKVLIVLTSHDQLGDTGHKTGFWLEELAAPYYAFKDAGAEIVLASPKGGQPPLDPKSNEPAFQTELTHRFEADADAKAQLAATVRLDSVDAADFDTVFYPGGHGPLWDLANDAHSIALIESFVASGKPVGLVCHAPGVLRQVKAPDGKPLVAGKQVTGFANTEEDAVGLTKVVPFLVEDMLKGLGGDYSKGPDWGSYVRRDGLLVTGQNPGSSAEAATVLIQAVAKA, from the coding sequence ATGAAAGTCCTCATCGTTCTGACCTCGCACGACCAGCTTGGCGACACCGGGCACAAGACCGGCTTCTGGCTGGAAGAATTGGCCGCGCCCTACTACGCCTTCAAGGATGCGGGCGCGGAGATCGTGCTGGCCTCGCCCAAGGGTGGCCAGCCGCCGCTGGACCCGAAGAGCAACGAGCCGGCGTTCCAGACCGAACTGACCCACCGCTTCGAGGCCGACGCCGACGCCAAGGCGCAGCTGGCCGCCACCGTGCGCCTGGACAGCGTCGATGCTGCCGACTTCGACACCGTGTTCTACCCCGGCGGCCACGGTCCGCTGTGGGATCTGGCCAATGACGCCCACTCCATCGCGCTGATCGAATCGTTCGTTGCCAGCGGCAAACCGGTCGGCCTGGTCTGCCACGCACCGGGCGTGCTGCGCCAGGTCAAGGCGCCCGATGGCAAGCCCTTGGTCGCCGGCAAGCAGGTCACCGGCTTTGCCAACACCGAGGAGGACGCGGTGGGCCTGACCAAGGTCGTGCCCTTCCTGGTGGAGGACATGCTGAAGGGCCTGGGCGGTGATTACAGCAAGGGTCCGGACTGGGGTTCGTACGTGCGCCGCGATGGCCTGCTGGTGACGGGCCAGAACCCGGGCTCGTCGGCCGAAGCCGCCACGGTGCTGATCCAGGCAGTCGCCAAGGCCTGA
- a CDS encoding TonB-dependent siderophore receptor produces the protein MTSDVRCLAPLSCLHRGAATPLLFALGGLLILPVPSALAQAIALANDRSAEVSTLDSVNVRETKAVTDPYAGGQVAAGGRMGLLGNRDFMDTPFNTISYTEAYIADRQARDITSVIAAADPTVFTNNASGAWSENYSIRGFASSTTDMTVDGMFGMAPFYRTSPEMFERIDVLKGPSALLNGMPPGGSVGGTINLIPKRAADAPLTRVSVDYGSDAQFGGHVDVGRRFGSSRQWGVRFNGVYRDGEGAIRHQDKAYQLGSLALDWRGERSRASLDVYSAEDLIHGPTRGVSLDVGVAVPRPPRADVLINPVWGRVESRDKGAIARGEFDFNDHLMGYAAFGASETNYSYNGAISALVLNDAGDFRTTVAQLAFHTRKQSADVGVRGSFQTGPVSHQVAANATAYQHKQDDYGRRSVPEASWVTNLYAPTWNEAPPFITPHIMHTEVKLRSVGVADTMGFAGDRLQVTLVVRRQQVQSDAFDINTGALSSRYKQSATTPAAAVLFKLGRKVSVYANSIEGLSQGATAPTTAANAGEVFPPFKTRQKELGLKLDAGRFAHSFSLFEIKRPNGYTDPVSNIYSFGGEQRNRGADWSFFGSPLEGVRLMGGVAYVQPKLTRTQSGINEGKLATGLPKVQGKVGAEWDLPMLEGVSINAGITSMSRQFISADNTQWVAGHTVYDLGARYSTRLSGRPLTLRGTVNNLTNTAYWGQPLLSSLALGAPRTYTLSATIDF, from the coding sequence ATGACGTCCGATGTCCGTTGCCTTGCTCCCTTGTCCTGCCTGCACAGGGGTGCCGCCACTCCGCTGCTGTTCGCCCTTGGCGGCCTGCTCATCCTTCCCGTGCCTTCGGCGCTGGCCCAGGCCATTGCGTTGGCCAACGACCGTTCGGCCGAGGTATCCACCCTGGATTCGGTCAACGTCCGCGAGACCAAGGCCGTCACCGATCCCTATGCCGGCGGCCAGGTCGCGGCTGGCGGTCGCATGGGGCTGCTAGGCAACCGGGATTTCATGGATACGCCGTTCAACACCATCAGTTACACCGAGGCCTACATCGCCGATCGCCAGGCGCGTGACATCACCTCGGTCATCGCCGCTGCCGATCCGACGGTGTTCACCAACAACGCTTCAGGCGCATGGAGCGAGAACTATTCGATCCGCGGCTTTGCCTCCAGCACGACGGACATGACCGTGGACGGGATGTTCGGGATGGCGCCGTTCTACCGCACCTCGCCGGAGATGTTCGAGCGCATCGACGTGTTGAAGGGGCCGTCTGCGCTGCTCAATGGCATGCCGCCGGGCGGTTCGGTGGGCGGCACCATCAACCTGATTCCCAAGCGCGCCGCCGATGCGCCGCTGACCCGGGTGAGCGTGGACTATGGCTCGGACGCGCAGTTCGGTGGCCACGTGGATGTGGGCCGCCGCTTCGGCAGCAGCAGGCAGTGGGGCGTGCGTTTCAACGGTGTGTATCGTGACGGCGAGGGGGCCATCCGCCACCAGGACAAGGCCTACCAGCTGGGGTCGCTGGCCCTGGATTGGCGCGGCGAGCGCAGCCGTGCATCGCTGGATGTCTACAGCGCCGAGGATCTCATCCACGGCCCGACCCGCGGCGTGAGCCTGGATGTGGGCGTGGCCGTGCCGAGGCCGCCGCGTGCCGATGTGTTGATCAACCCGGTGTGGGGCAGGGTGGAGAGCCGTGACAAGGGAGCGATCGCGCGCGGTGAGTTCGACTTCAATGATCACCTGATGGGCTATGCCGCCTTCGGTGCCAGCGAGACGAACTACAGCTACAACGGCGCCATCAGTGCCCTGGTGCTCAACGACGCCGGTGACTTCCGCACCACCGTGGCCCAGCTGGCCTTCCACACCCGCAAGCAGTCGGCGGATGTGGGGGTGCGTGGCAGTTTCCAGACCGGTCCGGTCAGCCACCAGGTGGCGGCCAATGCGACCGCCTACCAGCACAAGCAGGACGACTACGGCCGCCGCAGCGTACCCGAGGCCAGCTGGGTGACCAATCTGTACGCCCCGACCTGGAACGAGGCGCCGCCGTTCATCACCCCGCACATCATGCATACCGAGGTGAAGCTGCGCAGCGTGGGCGTGGCCGACACGATGGGGTTTGCCGGGGATCGCCTGCAGGTGACCCTGGTGGTACGCCGCCAGCAGGTGCAGAGTGATGCGTTCGACATCAACACCGGTGCACTGTCTTCGCGCTACAAGCAGAGCGCCACCACGCCTGCCGCCGCGGTGCTGTTCAAGCTGGGCCGCAAGGTGTCGGTGTATGCCAACAGCATCGAGGGCCTGAGCCAGGGCGCGACCGCCCCCACCACCGCGGCCAATGCCGGTGAGGTGTTTCCGCCGTTCAAGACCCGTCAGAAAGAGCTGGGCCTGAAGCTGGACGCGGGGCGCTTTGCGCATTCCTTCAGCCTGTTCGAGATCAAGCGGCCCAATGGCTATACCGACCCCGTCTCGAACATCTATTCGTTTGGCGGCGAGCAGCGCAACCGCGGCGCGGACTGGAGCTTCTTCGGTTCTCCGCTGGAAGGCGTGCGGCTGATGGGTGGCGTGGCCTATGTGCAGCCCAAGCTCACCCGCACCCAGAGTGGCATCAATGAAGGGAAGCTGGCCACCGGCCTGCCGAAGGTGCAGGGCAAGGTGGGCGCCGAATGGGACCTGCCGATGCTGGAAGGTGTCAGCATCAATGCGGGGATCACGTCCATGTCCCGGCAGTTCATCAGTGCCGACAACACGCAGTGGGTGGCCGGGCACACCGTGTATGACCTGGGCGCGCGCTACAGCACGCGGCTCTCGGGTCGTCCGCTGACACTGCGCGGCACGGTCAACAACCTGACCAATACCGCTTACTGGGGTCAGCCACTGCTGTCCAGCCTGGCGCTGGGTGCACCGCGGACCTACACGCTGTCGGCGACCATCGATTTCTGA
- a CDS encoding TetR/AcrR family transcriptional regulator, with amino-acid sequence MKDSEQAPARGRPKKLSHARIVEAGMAMGLRDLTFVGLAAALGVTHMTLYNHISNLEALKGAVAEAIFDGWQMPPVDAANGLALPDYLIVFIASLRDLVIANPGLTPYLLRRSLASPSMSGRIAEHQASVAAAYGLPAQQARWLLSTVAFHCVAVAETLYASTREDGLSDGERARDADEVGREFAQGMHALVLGALQVVRGEVDLQSLSLPPPAATLA; translated from the coding sequence ATGAAGGACAGCGAACAGGCCCCCGCACGCGGGCGCCCGAAGAAACTCAGCCATGCACGCATCGTCGAGGCCGGGATGGCCATGGGCCTGCGTGACTTGACCTTTGTCGGCCTGGCCGCAGCGCTGGGGGTCACCCACATGACCCTCTACAACCACATCTCCAACCTGGAGGCACTGAAAGGTGCCGTGGCCGAGGCCATCTTCGACGGCTGGCAGATGCCGCCGGTGGATGCCGCCAACGGGCTGGCCCTGCCCGACTATCTGATCGTCTTCATCGCCTCGCTGCGGGACCTTGTCATCGCCAACCCCGGCCTTACGCCTTACCTGCTGCGGCGCTCGCTGGCCTCGCCTTCGATGAGCGGGCGCATCGCCGAGCATCAGGCGTCTGTTGCCGCCGCCTATGGCCTGCCGGCACAGCAGGCACGCTGGCTGCTGTCGACCGTGGCATTCCATTGCGTCGCGGTTGCCGAGACGCTGTACGCCAGCACGCGGGAAGACGGGCTGTCAGACGGTGAGCGCGCGCGTGATGCCGACGAAGTGGGCCGCGAATTCGCCCAGGGCATGCATGCCCTGGTATTGGGCGCGCTGCAGGTCGTACGTGGCGAAGTGGATCTGCAGTCCCTCTCGCTGCCGCCGCCTGCGGCAACGCTGGCCTAG
- a CDS encoding DNA/RNA non-specific endonuclease — MRLATFLFALVLSAFAGAAHAETVTLNKGGFVLTYDCSIHSATRYEYTLLADTGTAKRPSSFYKDTDLPTGCLGQNSTASYASIHAGYDRGHLVTSNHMDYDTTYIRRANFMTNIVPQVSSFNQGIWVKAENVAECYRDIAPVDVYGGVVYGDAANDYFLASHGIPTPEFFWKTIITRDPQTGTAKAISWIIPNEANLGSLDNYLVTIADLEELLGASYVAINAPASLKNMLPATTWPQPAGCDLG, encoded by the coding sequence ATGCGCCTTGCCACGTTCCTGTTCGCCCTGGTCCTCAGCGCCTTTGCCGGCGCCGCCCACGCGGAAACGGTCACCCTCAACAAGGGCGGCTTCGTGCTGACCTACGACTGCAGCATCCACAGCGCCACGCGGTACGAATACACCCTGCTGGCCGATACCGGCACGGCCAAGCGCCCGTCCAGCTTCTACAAGGACACCGACCTGCCCACCGGCTGCCTGGGCCAGAACAGCACCGCGTCGTACGCCAGCATCCACGCCGGCTATGACCGTGGCCACCTGGTCACCTCCAACCACATGGACTACGACACCACCTACATCCGCCGCGCCAACTTCATGACCAACATCGTGCCGCAGGTGTCCAGCTTCAACCAGGGCATCTGGGTGAAGGCCGAGAACGTGGCCGAGTGCTACCGCGACATCGCGCCGGTGGACGTCTATGGCGGCGTGGTCTACGGCGATGCCGCCAACGATTACTTCCTGGCCAGCCACGGCATTCCGACGCCGGAGTTCTTCTGGAAGACGATCATCACCCGCGACCCGCAGACCGGTACCGCCAAGGCGATCAGCTGGATCATTCCCAACGAAGCCAACCTGGGCAGCCTGGACAACTACCTGGTGACCATCGCCGATCTGGAAGAACTGCTCGGCGCCAGCTACGTGGCGATCAACGCACCGGCGTCGCTGAAGAACATGCTGCCGGCGACCACCTGGCCGCAGCCGGCCGGTTGCGACCTCGGCTGA
- a CDS encoding GAF domain-containing protein: MTDHSSAAFTETERQHALDALHVVGSLPEPAYDDIVKVAAAVCGTPMALVTLIDRDRQWFKARIGVDGSETDRDVAVCDHAIRQPEQLLEVGDLKQDSRFADNPVLNEMGARFYAGMPLVTREGAAVGSVCVVDLTPRSLSQEQREALQALARLTMNLMEARSREREQEVATILEQSPLVEAAHATTGTACTVVILELQDLAGLAEQMGERSLERQLQQLDVALEQCLDAGRGDSINRVTGSGEFIAVLGSDQAAATLAALQAVANDASARLPRPLLLGAAGGTGEESTSAVFLRADRELSARKDEQR, encoded by the coding sequence ATGACGGATCATTCTTCTGCCGCATTCACTGAAACCGAACGCCAGCACGCGCTGGATGCGCTGCACGTGGTCGGCAGCCTGCCCGAGCCGGCCTACGATGACATCGTGAAGGTGGCGGCCGCCGTCTGCGGTACGCCGATGGCCCTGGTGACCCTGATCGATCGTGATCGCCAATGGTTCAAGGCCCGCATCGGCGTGGATGGCAGCGAAACCGACCGCGACGTGGCGGTGTGCGACCACGCCATCCGCCAGCCCGAGCAGCTGCTGGAAGTGGGCGACCTGAAACAGGACAGCCGCTTCGCCGACAACCCGGTGTTGAACGAGATGGGCGCGCGCTTCTACGCGGGCATGCCGCTGGTCACCCGCGAAGGCGCGGCGGTCGGCAGCGTCTGCGTGGTCGACCTGACTCCGCGCTCGCTCAGCCAGGAGCAGCGCGAGGCCCTGCAGGCCCTGGCCCGGCTGACCATGAACCTGATGGAAGCGCGCAGCCGCGAGCGCGAGCAGGAAGTAGCGACCATCCTCGAGCAGAGCCCGCTGGTGGAAGCCGCGCACGCCACCACCGGCACGGCCTGCACCGTGGTCATCCTCGAGTTGCAGGACCTCGCCGGCCTGGCCGAACAGATGGGCGAGCGCAGCCTGGAACGCCAGCTGCAGCAGCTGGACGTGGCGCTGGAGCAGTGCCTGGATGCCGGGCGCGGCGACAGCATCAACCGCGTCACCGGCAGCGGCGAGTTCATCGCGGTGCTGGGCAGCGACCAGGCGGCCGCGACCCTGGCCGCCCTGCAGGCCGTGGCCAACGATGCCTCCGCGCGACTGCCGCGGCCGCTGCTGCTGGGCGCCGCCGGCGGCACCGGCGAAGAGAGCACCAGCGCGGTGTTCCTGCGCGCCGACCGTGAGCTGAGCGCGCGCAAGGACGAGCAGCGCTGA
- a CDS encoding cysteine hydrolase family protein: MSPSRIPRRGLLVIDMQHGLFNGAHRPYRADDVLANINALVDRAHAAGAPVFAARHVGPAGSPLASDSPLSQLLADLAIDPARDTVFEKTRPSCFFETGLAERLAAAGVEELVIVGMKTDYCVDTTCRAARDLGVAAVLVADAHTTTDSAVLEAQTIVEHHNATLGGAFVSLVASADCTFAAG; the protein is encoded by the coding sequence ATGTCCCCATCCCGAATTCCCCGCCGCGGCCTGCTGGTCATTGATATGCAGCACGGCCTGTTCAACGGCGCGCACCGTCCGTACCGCGCTGACGACGTGCTGGCCAACATCAATGCGCTGGTCGACCGCGCGCATGCCGCCGGTGCCCCGGTGTTTGCCGCACGCCATGTCGGCCCCGCAGGCTCGCCGCTGGCCAGCGACAGTCCGCTGTCGCAGCTGCTGGCTGACCTCGCCATCGATCCCGCGCGCGACACCGTGTTCGAGAAGACGCGGCCGAGCTGCTTCTTCGAGACCGGCCTGGCCGAGCGGCTGGCGGCGGCTGGCGTCGAGGAACTGGTCATCGTCGGCATGAAGACAGACTACTGCGTGGATACCACCTGCCGCGCCGCGCGCGACCTCGGCGTTGCGGCCGTGCTGGTGGCCGACGCGCATACCACCACCGATTCGGCCGTGCTTGAGGCGCAGACCATCGTCGAGCATCACAACGCCACGCTCGGCGGGGCGTTTGTCAGCCTGGTCGCCAGCGCAGACTGCACGTTCGCGGCAGGGTAA
- a CDS encoding NAD(P)H-binding protein gives MSQVFIVGAAGKVGRSLAQQASARGHRVLALHRAQEQAAELTALGARPVQGDLLQLDVAALAALMKGCDVVVFSAGAGGKGGASMTDAIDGRGLDLAVAAAQAAAVPRFLLVSAFPEAGRGKHLSDTFENYMVVKKRADVHLAESSLDWVILRPGTLTDEPGTGRVRAGLAIPYGNIARADVAATLLALIEHPQLRRCIIELTEGETPVFDALQALSPA, from the coding sequence ATGAGCCAGGTTTTCATCGTCGGCGCGGCCGGCAAGGTCGGTCGTTCATTGGCCCAGCAGGCCAGCGCACGCGGCCATCGCGTACTGGCCCTGCATCGCGCGCAGGAACAGGCCGCCGAACTCACCGCCCTCGGCGCACGCCCGGTGCAGGGCGACCTGCTGCAGCTGGATGTCGCCGCGCTGGCGGCACTGATGAAAGGCTGTGACGTGGTGGTGTTCTCGGCCGGTGCTGGCGGCAAGGGCGGCGCGTCGATGACCGACGCCATCGATGGGCGCGGGCTGGATTTGGCCGTGGCTGCGGCTCAGGCCGCCGCCGTGCCGCGCTTCCTGCTGGTGTCGGCCTTCCCGGAGGCCGGGCGCGGCAAGCACCTGTCGGATACGTTCGAGAACTACATGGTGGTGAAGAAACGTGCCGACGTGCATCTGGCCGAAAGCTCGCTGGACTGGGTGATCCTGCGCCCGGGCACGCTCACCGACGAACCGGGCACGGGCCGGGTGCGTGCCGGCCTGGCCATTCCCTACGGCAACATTGCCCGCGCCGACGTCGCCGCCACGCTGCTGGCATTGATCGAACACCCGCAGCTGCGCCGCTGCATCATCGAACTCACCGAGGGCGAAACCCCGGTGTTCGATGCACTGCAGGCGCTGTCGCCGGCATGA
- a CDS encoding DNA-formamidopyrimidine glycosylase family protein: protein MPEGPSIVLLREETARFRGRTVREVGGNSRVDLTPLVGRRIKAVRSWGKHFLLEFSHVTLRIHLMMFGSYRINERKDAAPRVSLQFDREELNFYACSVKLIEQSLDDVYDWRADVMSDLWDARLARRKLKAMPDVLVCDALLDQSVFSGVGNIIKNEVLFRIGVHPGSRVGSLPPRLLSRLIHEARDYSFDFLRWKREHELKKHWQVHTRKTCPNCGGPVSKLYMGTTQRRTFFCPDCQRLYGPAGAPSPSPGQAASSRRSRPKVPR, encoded by the coding sequence ATGCCTGAAGGTCCTTCAATCGTACTGCTGCGCGAGGAAACGGCCCGGTTCAGGGGCAGAACAGTGCGCGAGGTCGGTGGCAACAGCCGCGTCGACCTGACGCCTCTGGTTGGACGCCGGATCAAGGCGGTACGCAGCTGGGGCAAGCATTTCCTCCTGGAATTCAGCCATGTCACTCTGCGGATCCACCTCATGATGTTTGGCAGCTACCGTATCAACGAGCGCAAGGATGCCGCGCCGAGGGTCTCGCTCCAGTTCGACAGGGAAGAGCTGAACTTCTATGCGTGCTCGGTGAAGCTCATCGAGCAGTCGCTGGACGATGTCTACGATTGGCGGGCAGACGTCATGAGCGACCTCTGGGATGCGCGCCTGGCGCGTCGTAAGCTCAAGGCCATGCCCGATGTCCTGGTCTGCGATGCCCTGCTGGATCAGTCCGTGTTCTCCGGGGTCGGCAACATCATCAAGAACGAGGTCCTGTTCCGCATCGGCGTGCACCCAGGGAGTCGGGTTGGATCCCTGCCTCCCCGTCTGCTGAGCCGCCTCATCCATGAGGCGCGCGACTACAGTTTCGACTTCCTGCGCTGGAAGCGCGAGCACGAACTCAAAAAGCATTGGCAGGTTCACACTCGGAAGACGTGCCCGAATTGTGGTGGGCCAGTCAGCAAGCTGTACATGGGAACCACGCAGCGGCGAACGTTTTTCTGCCCGGATTGCCAGCGCCTGTACGGACCAGCGGGAGCTCCATCGCCGTCGCCAGGGCAGGCGGCATCTTCCCGGCGATCACGCCCAAAGGTTCCGCGTTGA
- a CDS encoding DUF72 domain-containing protein, which yields MKTASATSAFESIQVGCAGWSLPSAHVSDFGEGQSALQRYATRFSRVEINSSFYRPHKPETYARWAQAVPAHFRFSVKLPQAITHDCGLRGAAPLLDPFLHAVNHLGDRLGALLLQLPPRLDFDARVASAFFRAVRRRTGVAIACEPRHESWFSAAADSMLERHGIARVAADPARLAQAAEPGGARHWSYWRWHGRPRMYYSSYGDNDLRALAQAAGAAAGDGPAWIILDNTAHGNAIPNALRLQTLLQENTHA from the coding sequence ATGAAGACCGCGTCCGCCACCTCGGCATTTGAATCCATTCAGGTGGGCTGTGCAGGGTGGTCCTTGCCTTCCGCCCACGTCAGCGACTTCGGCGAGGGGCAGAGCGCACTGCAGCGTTATGCCACCCGCTTTTCGCGGGTGGAGATCAACTCCTCGTTCTATCGTCCGCACAAACCGGAGACCTATGCCCGATGGGCGCAGGCCGTCCCGGCGCATTTCCGCTTCTCGGTGAAACTGCCACAGGCCATCACTCATGACTGCGGCCTGCGCGGTGCGGCACCGCTTCTTGATCCATTCCTGCATGCGGTGAACCATCTGGGCGACCGGCTGGGCGCGTTGCTGCTGCAGTTGCCGCCGCGGCTGGACTTCGATGCCCGCGTGGCATCTGCCTTCTTCCGCGCCGTCCGGCGTCGCACGGGGGTCGCCATCGCCTGCGAGCCCCGTCACGAAAGCTGGTTTTCGGCGGCGGCGGACTCGATGCTGGAGCGTCATGGCATCGCGCGCGTCGCTGCAGATCCCGCGCGCCTTGCCCAGGCCGCTGAGCCTGGCGGCGCGCGCCACTGGAGTTACTGGCGATGGCATGGCAGGCCGCGGATGTACTACAGCAGTTACGGGGACAATGACCTGCGGGCCCTGGCGCAGGCGGCAGGTGCGGCCGCAGGAGACGGTCCGGCCTGGATCATCCTCGACAACACTGCGCATGGGAACGCCATACCCAATGCACTGCGTCTGCAGACGCTGCTGCAGGAGAACACGCATGCCTGA
- a CDS encoding response regulator — protein MQKYGSERVEEQCLLLVEDQLDLAELVEDALSIDGSTITHAESVFEALSLLRSEQFDAAILDIELGDGVVFPVADRLAELGVPFLFASAVYDQVVPARHQKARFVAKPFHIPQLQEAVNQTLAQGRAARPSQR, from the coding sequence ATGCAGAAGTACGGAAGTGAACGCGTCGAGGAACAGTGCCTGTTGCTGGTGGAGGATCAGCTGGACCTGGCCGAGCTGGTTGAAGATGCACTGTCCATCGACGGAAGTACCATCACACATGCTGAGAGCGTGTTCGAGGCATTGAGCCTGCTCCGCAGCGAGCAGTTCGACGCAGCCATCCTCGATATCGAGCTGGGCGACGGTGTGGTATTCCCTGTCGCCGACCGCTTGGCGGAGCTGGGTGTGCCCTTCCTGTTCGCATCGGCGGTCTACGATCAGGTCGTTCCGGCCCGCCACCAGAAAGCCCGTTTCGTGGCCAAACCCTTCCACATCCCGCAGCTGCAGGAAGCGGTCAACCAGACGCTCGCGCAGGGCCGTGCCGCGCGCCCGTCACAGCGCTGA
- a CDS encoding zinc-dependent alcohol dehydrogenase: protein MQALTYHGRKDVRVETVPDPVLAAEDDLILRVTATAICGSDLHLYRGKIPDLHTGDVLGHEFMGIVEEVGRGVTQVRPGDRVVIPFVIACGECFHCQLAEYAACETTNPGKGAALNAKGLMPPAALFGYSHLYGGVAGGQAEFVRVPKANVGPLRIPEGVADEQVLFLSDILPTGYQAALNAGVKAGSTVAIFGAGPVGLMSAACCRLLGAETIFMVDHLPYRLDFAQRTYGITPIDFSKVDDPADYIVSQTSGRGVDACIEAVGFEAEGSSLETALTAVKLEGSSGAAIRQCIAAARRGGVVSIPGVYAGFIHGFLLGDAFDKGLTFKMGQTHVQGLMPELLTAILEGKLDPGNIISHRMSLAEAAQGYAMFDAKDDDCRKIVLTP, encoded by the coding sequence ATGCAGGCGCTGACCTATCACGGCCGCAAGGATGTCCGCGTTGAGACCGTGCCCGATCCGGTGCTCGCCGCCGAGGATGATCTCATCCTGCGCGTTACCGCCACCGCCATCTGTGGCTCCGACCTGCATCTGTACCGGGGCAAGATTCCGGACCTTCACACCGGAGATGTACTCGGCCATGAGTTCATGGGCATCGTGGAAGAGGTTGGCAGGGGCGTGACCCAGGTGCGCCCCGGTGACCGAGTGGTCATCCCGTTCGTGATTGCCTGTGGTGAATGCTTCCACTGCCAGCTGGCGGAGTATGCCGCGTGCGAGACCACCAATCCCGGCAAAGGCGCGGCACTCAATGCGAAGGGATTGATGCCGCCTGCCGCATTGTTTGGCTACAGCCACCTCTACGGTGGGGTCGCTGGCGGCCAGGCGGAATTCGTGCGGGTGCCCAAGGCCAACGTCGGTCCACTGCGCATTCCTGAAGGCGTGGCAGATGAACAGGTGCTGTTCCTGTCCGATATCCTGCCGACCGGCTATCAAGCCGCACTCAACGCCGGGGTGAAGGCGGGCTCGACGGTAGCCATCTTCGGTGCAGGCCCGGTGGGGTTGATGAGCGCTGCCTGTTGCCGCCTGCTGGGTGCGGAAACCATCTTCATGGTCGATCATCTGCCGTATCGGCTGGATTTCGCGCAACGGACCTACGGCATCACGCCCATCGACTTCAGCAAGGTGGACGATCCCGCCGACTACATCGTCAGCCAGACCAGCGGGCGAGGCGTGGATGCCTGCATCGAGGCGGTCGGGTTCGAGGCGGAGGGCAGTTCGCTTGAGACTGCATTGACCGCAGTGAAGCTTGAAGGCAGCAGCGGCGCGGCCATCCGCCAGTGCATTGCTGCCGCTCGCCGCGGTGGGGTGGTCAGCATTCCTGGCGTGTATGCCGGCTTCATCCATGGCTTCCTGCTGGGGGATGCATTCGACAAGGGCCTGACCTTCAAGATGGGGCAGACCCATGTGCAGGGCCTCATGCCTGAGCTGTTGACTGCCATCTTGGAGGGAAAGCTGGACCCCGGCAACATCATTTCGCATCGGATGAGTCTGGCCGAGGCAGCGCAGGGCTATGCCATGTTCGATGCGAAGGATGATGACTGCCGGAAGATCGTGCTGACCCCGTGA